The Priestia megaterium NBRC 15308 = ATCC 14581 region CCTAACCCTTTAAGTAGCCACATCACCGAAAGGTACACAAGAAGTTCACGAAACATAGTATACTTTGTTTACATTTATTTTGCAATACGTGTTTTGATTTTATTAAAGATTGTTCTTGCAGATAGACCTATACAAATTACCCCTGTATTCTCGTGAGACAGTGTGTAAAAGCTGCTAAACGACTATTAATTTTTTATTAAAATTGAGGAAAATAAACACTCCTTTGCATGCTTATCTTATTGCTTTTCCCTATTCTTTTGAATAAAAACAAAAAAAACAGGGCGACAGCTCCCTGTTTTTTTAAAAGCAATCAATAGCTTTCTTAGCTTACTCTTATTTTTGATCCATTACGCATTTCTGCAGCAATATATCTTACCAAATCGACTACGCGCTGCGAGTAGCCCCACTCGTTATCGTACCAAGCTAACACTTTAATTTTATGATCTTCCATTACGATCGTGGATAGTCCATCTACAATAGCTGAATGAGGATTTGTATTAAAGTCAATTGATACGAGTGGTTCCATTGTTAAATTTAAAATATTCTTTAATGGTCCTTCAGCAGCTTTAATAAACGCTAAATTAACATCTTCCATCGTCACAGGTTTCCTTACATCCACAACTAAATCGACAAGCGATACGTTCGGCGTTGGCACACGAAGCGCCATCCCATGAAGTTTTCCTTTTAAATGAGGAAGAACTAATGAAAGTGCCTTGGCTGCTCCAGTGGTTGTAGGAATAATTGATTGAGCACACGCACGAGCTCTTCGCAAATCTTTATGCGGATTATCGATATTCTTTTGATCATTTGTATATGCATGAACGGTCGTCATTAAACCGTTTTCAATTGTGAACGCTTCGTCTAGTACCTTGACAACTGGAGCTAGACAATTTGTCGTACAAGAGGCATTGGAAATAATGTTATGCTGATTCACATCAAACTCTCGTTCATTTACGCCCATCACAATAGTGATATCTTCTTGTTTACCCGGTGCCGTTAAGACAACTTTTTTCGCACCTGCTTCAATATGTAACTGCGCTTTTTCTCTTGAATTAAATTTTCCCGTTGCTTCAACAACTAGATCAATCCCAAGCTCTTTCCAAGGCAAATTCAGCGGATCACGTGAATTTAATAGCTGAATTCTTTTACCGTTAACAATTAGCGCATCATCATCACATTTGACATCTCCATTAAATGCTCCGTGTATAGAGTCATATTTGATTAAATGTGCTAACGTTTCTGCTGGATAAGATGCATTTATTGCAATAATATCTAAATTCTCCTCTATAATCGCTGTGCGAAACACCATTCTTCCTATTCTCCCAAAACCATTAATGGCAATACGTGCTTTCATGGCTATACCCCTCTCTATATGTGTTATACTATTTAACTTTTTATATTGAATAGTATAACATAAATATTTAAAAAGTGAATAATATTAATTTTTTTTAATAAATTATTTTAATTAAGTTTTACTATATGTATATAGCGAGAACAGATATTTAACACATTCTTTTTTAGAAGCCCTTAAATATTCCCAATAAAAAAAGAGTGAATGCAATCATTCACTCTTTAATCTAGCCATAGGGCTAATATACTTAAAAGCTGTTGTTTTGTTTCTT contains the following coding sequences:
- a CDS encoding glyceraldehyde-3-phosphate dehydrogenase encodes the protein MKARIAINGFGRIGRMVFRTAIIEENLDIIAINASYPAETLAHLIKYDSIHGAFNGDVKCDDDALIVNGKRIQLLNSRDPLNLPWKELGIDLVVEATGKFNSREKAQLHIEAGAKKVVLTAPGKQEDITIVMGVNEREFDVNQHNIISNASCTTNCLAPVVKVLDEAFTIENGLMTTVHAYTNDQKNIDNPHKDLRRARACAQSIIPTTTGAAKALSLVLPHLKGKLHGMALRVPTPNVSLVDLVVDVRKPVTMEDVNLAFIKAAEGPLKNILNLTMEPLVSIDFNTNPHSAIVDGLSTIVMEDHKIKVLAWYDNEWGYSQRVVDLVRYIAAEMRNGSKIRVS